The following coding sequences lie in one Silene latifolia isolate original U9 population chromosome 5, ASM4854445v1, whole genome shotgun sequence genomic window:
- the LOC141657411 gene encoding eukaryotic translation initiation factor NCBP: MDISEKKESLNDNNNDNQAAIVDQSLLDRDSEDRERYSRDLKAGLHPLKHKFVFWYTRRVAGARTQTPYEESMKKLVEFSTVEGFWVCYCHFARTSSLPSPTDLHLFKDGIRPLWEDSANCNGGKWIIRFKKAVSGRFWEDLVLALIGDQLDYGENICGAVLSIRFSEDIVSVWNRNASDHQAVMALRDAIKRHLKLPHSYVMEYKPHDASLRDNSSYRNTWRG, translated from the exons ATGGACATTTCAGAGAAGAAAGAATCcctcaacgacaacaacaacgataatcaagcCGCCATTGTCGACcaatctcttctcgatcgagattCCGAAGATCGCGAACGCTATTCTCGCGACCTCAAAGCTGGTCTCCATCCTCTCAAG CACAAGTTTGTGTTTTGGTATACCCGTCGAGTAGCCGGTGCAAGAACTCAAACACCATATGAAGAGAGCATGAAGAAACTTGTGGAGTTTAGCACG GTTGAAGGGTTTTGGGTTTGCTATTGTCATTTTGCTCGCACTTCTTCTTTGCCAAGCCCAACTGATTTGCACCTTTTCAAGGATGGAATTCGACCATTATGGGAG GATTCTGCTAATTGCAATGGTGGGAAGTGGATTATTCGTTTCAAGAAGGCTGTTTCAGGGCGTTTTTGGGAAGACTTG GTTCTAGCCTTGATAGGTGATCAGCTCGACTACGGAGAAAATATATGCGGCGCAGTACTTAGCATTCGGTTCAGTGAGGATATAGTGAGTGTTTGGAACCGGAATGCATCTGACCATCAG GCTGTGATGGCTTTGAGAGATGCAATCAAACGACACCTAAAGCTTCCCCATAGTTATGTAATGGAGTACAAACCTCATGATGCTTCTTTACGTGATAACTCGTCATACCGGAACACCTGGCGGGGTTAA
- the LOC141657412 gene encoding pentatricopeptide repeat-containing protein At1g79540-like, whose product MSHLIQRLITVFRPFSTSSFNCKTFKSDPLTHIYSVLNKNPHFEPELDRLGFLMKPDTLSSVLINPPDLKSGFRFFLWATKFRCIQAYKFIDMVVEILLTRNRDHDDGFTLYWETLDELRKCGIVIPCEAFLVLISGYYKAGFAEKAVESFGKMKDFDCKPDVFTFNAILYVLVQQDVLLLALAIYTQMLKFNCAPTVATYSILIHGLCKSGKLEDALSLFDEMTQRGISPNTITYTIVLLGLCQAERPNEATDLLNKMTRKRCLPDTITWDGLIAGFCKLGKVDEAFSLSKGFETQGYVLGVKGHSCLIDGLCRVGRIEEAKNWFRKLLEDNITPDVVMYTIMIKGFCAAKRLEDACNMFQEMTDKGIVPDTQCYNILIKGFCDAGLLQQARSLKLEISKNGCFPDTHTHTILICGMCRKGLVGEAKQIFDEMEKHGCLPSVVTFNALIDGLCKVRQFEEARLMFYKMEIGRNPSLFLRLSQGTDRVMDKASLENLIARLCESGLYHKAYRLLTKLAENGAVPNIVTYNILINGMCRIRNMDGAFKIFKELQLKGESPDAVTYGTLINGLFKADREEEAMAMVEGMIKKGISPSSSIYRSLMTWSCRMRKVSMSFALWMNYLRSFENLDNNVIRLIEEHFEKGDVEEAIRSLLKIDIKRKDFDLGPYSICLIGFCQARRVDEALKFFQVLQEFNVTVPLQSCVRLLHVCCIARKLDSAADVFGYALEKGFRIPRRKCNLILCSMFRSEPHVNHAINLVKKMDAMGFNLDAQLSQKTKALWQYHKAMHRLPGIEQGV is encoded by the coding sequence ATGTCCCACCTTATTCAACGACTCATTACCGTATTTCGACCATTTTCAACTTCTTCCTTCAATTGCAAAACCTTCAAATCCGACCCGTTAACCCATATCTACTCCGTCCTTAACAAAAACCCGCATTTCGAACCCGAACTCGATCGCTTGGGTTTCCTTATGAAACCCGATACGCTGTCCTCTGTCCTCATCAATCCGCCCGATCTCAAGTCCGGTTTTCGGTTCTTTTTATGGGCCACCAAGTTCAGGTGCATTCAAGCTTATAAGTTTATCGACATGGTCGTTGAAATTTTATTGACCCGAAACCGGGATCATGATGATGGCTTTACTCTTTACTGGGAGACGCTTGATGAGTTGAGGAAATGTGGAATTGTCATCCCTTGTGAAGCGTTTTTAGTCTTGATTTCGGGTTATTATAAGGCCGGTTTCGCTGAAAAGGCGGTCGAATCTTTTGGTAAGATGAAGGATTTTGATTGCAAGCCAGATGTTTTTACCTTTAATGCTATTTTGTATGTTTTAGTGCAACAAGATGTGCTTTTGTTAGCTTTAGCTATTTATACACAAATGTTGAAGTTTAATTGCGCTCCCACTGTCGCCACTTATAGCATTTTGATTCATGGTTTGTGTAAATCTGGCAAGCTTGAGGATGCCTTGTCTTTGTTTGATGAAATGACTCAGAGAGGGATTTCTCCCAATACTATTACGTATACTATTGTCTTGTTGGGTTTGTGTCAAGCTGAGAGGCCTAATGAGGCGACCGACTTGTTGAATAAGATGACTCGTAAAAGGTGTCTTCCTGATACAATTACTTGGGATGGTCTTATTGCTGGGTTTTGCAAGCTGGGCAAGGTTGATGAAGCATTCTCGCTTTCTAAAGGCTTTGAGACTCAAGGATATGTTCTAGGGGTTAAGGGTCATAGCTGCCTCATTGATGGCTTGTGTAGAGTTGGAAGAATCGAAGAAGCTAAAAACTGGTTCCGCAAACTACTTGAGGACAATATCACTCCTGACGTCGTCATGTACACTATTATGATTAAAGGTTTCTGTGCGGCGAAGAGACTCGAGGATGCTTGTAACATGTTTCAAGAGATGACCGATAAGGGTATCGTCCCTGATACACAATGCTATAACATATTGATCAAAGGGTTTTGTGATGCGGGTCTCTTGCAGCAAGCTCGCTCCCTTAAGCTTGAGATTTCAAAGAACGGTTGCTTTCCCGACACCCACACTCATACCATTCTCATTTGTGGTATGTGTAGGAAAGGGCTAGTAGGGGAGGCAAAACAAATTTTCGACGAGATGGAGAAACACGGATGCCTTCCTTCAGTTGTGACTTTCAATGCACTCATTGACGGCTTGTGCAAAGTTAGGCAATTTGAGGAAGCCCGTCTTATGTTCTACAAGATGGAAATTGGGAGAAATCCCTCTTTGTTTCTCCGTCTTTCTCAAGGCACCGACCGTGTTATGGATAAAGCAAGCCTCGAGAACTTAATTGCTCGTTTATGTGAATCGGGATTATATCACAAGGCATATAGGCTTCTTACAAAGCTGGCTGAGAATGGTGCTGTACCCAATATTGTCACATATAATATTCTTATAAATGGCATGTGCAGAATTAGGAACATGGATGGTGCTTTTAAGATCTTTAAAGAGTTACAACTGAAGGGAGAGTCTCCTGATGCAGTGACATATGGGACCCTTATTAACGGACTCTTCAAAGCTGATAGAGAAGAGGAGGCCATGGCAATGGTTGAAGGCATGATAAAAAAGGGCATTTCACCCAGCTCCTCTATCTATAGGTCACTGATGACTTGGTCATGTCGCATGAGAAAGGTTTCAATGTCTTTTGCTTTGTGGATGAATTACCTTAGAAGCTTTGAAAATCTAGATAATAATGTTATCAGATTGATTGAGGAACATTTTGAGAAGGGAGATGTAGAAGAAGCTATCAGAAGCTTGCTGAAGATAGACATTAAAAGGAAGGACTTTGATTTGGGGCCATATTCAATATGCCTTATAGGGTTTTGTCAAGCTAGAAGAGTAGACGAAGCTCTGAAATTTTTTCAAGTGCTCCAGGAGTTCAATGTCACTGTTCCTCTCCAGAGTTGTGTGAGACTTTTACACGTTTGCTGCATAGCACGGAAACTGGATTCAGCTGCAGATGTTTTTGGCTATGCTCTTGAGAAGGGATTCAGAATACCGCGACGAAAATGCAATCTGATTCTTTGCTCGATGTTCCGTTCTGAGCCTCATGTGAACCATGCCATTAATCTTGTTAAAAAAATGGATGCAATGGGGTTTAACTTGGATGCCCAGCTTTCCCAGAAAACAAAAGCACTCTGGCAGTATCACAAAGCAATGCATAGGTTACCAGGGATAGAACAAGGGGTATAG